The genomic region CTGGGTcctgacttttacattttgttgccattttgatcactttgcctaactccatccaaaaactccatctttaaccaggggtattttggggattttcattttaaatgtttttaattgccattttgatccaattcaaaaaatcaaaaaaaatccaaaaaataaaaaaaaattccaaaaaataataaaaattctaaatgattgaaaattgatttaaatgcacaaggcataaatatttttattaacttgggatatttataagatataaacttgtgaacgaattacatgcactcatatctctggtggcccgggatctgctgtccgggctagagattaaatgacacaccacattaaagagttatacacgtcgggtgtacgcctacaccccgtgctctggtcgtggccatctcgtaagataatgccaaggatatccgggacacggtcaataaccccccaaagcctttaagtaagacaagactgtttaaacgaagtcgcacaagctattcaagactgtacacccataaggcgcaggacttgtgcgcccgatcaagcggtattttaaataccgtaccccaagcccgtatagggaaattaagtcaaaatgtatttacctgagcaagtataagtcacaatcggtaagtgtggtagcttttactgggcctcctaatctggaacaaaggtttataattaacctattagattcctaacgggtcttttatttaaacctaagctttgaccggttagctTTAAgagtgatacggtttacgcatgattaagcgaaagaccggatagaatgtgatttagacccgacaagtttgaatacttgtataatatgggtatactaaatacattctggattttgagacaaaaatgataacgtttgacccgtttcggtcaatttacgcaaactagttacgtaaaccgaaccgaacgcaataagggcgatacgggtagaaaaatgattcaaatgcaagttccctgatataatatgcttaaaatatgatattatatcagtaagttatgttctatattgcccggaataattttaaactcattttatgccttagaagggcattttggtcatttaaaagatactaaaagagtaaaattaggaatctgagtttcgggtctggttcaaacagtaaatatacttaatataacatattatatcagtagggtatgacccatatatcaaatttatcatttaaaccaaactatgcaccgtaggggtattttagtaatttcacaagggctaaaatgccaaaactggaaatctgagttcatatacttatacttactgttattatatgaaaatatgctaaacaagtaggtataagtcttatatgtttaaaaatgggtataacgcttactatgcgcttaaaatgctaaaaatgcgatttaagggcgttttcgggttttcacgataaatctgagatttttatatttccagaatacttaaaataatttatttaacttataaaatcagtagaaaaaggtttcgggtcaaaagaatgtgtaaaactcattttatggcttaaacggtcaaaaccgacataacccgaaataactaggcgatctaggatccgttcagccaaaaattaattaaaaatcatcaaaattcccagaatattataacacatcagttggtaaaaagttttgtaccaaaacgtggccagaaatgggttatacgcgaaaaggaccgtttatgtaaatttataatatagttttacgctaatggccataactcacaatctggaccatcaactgatccgaaattttcggtgcaagtttatatattagaaataaagatttctactctttcacttttccaaaaatcacgttttatatcaaaaagggcaaaatagtcgaCTTTAtacataaatcggaaacatgcattcgaatcggctaagcatagacttaatcaacaaaaattccagaaagtttaaccaaaataaaatggtcaaaaatgctttccaatacagatctcgaacatgcatgtgcgaatccgaatcgatagtctacgagatgatcgttttacaagactttcggttccgattcgtgtctatactatatattgtcgagttgatgatggtaaaacacattcttatatgtattataagttatttatgatgatcaatcagattgcatgtctaatatattaacattcaagcttatttttgcaaaaatcgcttctgttgactttttagaaacatgtttgactcgacaattagcatgcatatagtgggattcagatagtaccctttagagggtttgtttcccacataaataccaacatatatcaggtttcaattcgagaaatgactgaaagaaatccgtttaatcagaaagtcaaagcttaagaacaaacagtttgacttttagcaataatcaaagtaagaacggattagagaacgaattggaagcttacagaggtcctataggtgcttagtgaacactaaaaatcggccttgttgatcagattagctccaggaagtctgccttgaaggttcttgcAAATGAGAGCTTCTTGGTCAATTGCAAATGTCCAAGAATGAGATgaaaatctgatttaaagctggaAATCCATGGTTACTGCTTGCCTAGCCATGCATGGCATTTGATTGGAGCAAAAGGAGGCGAGAACCAGCTGTTTatcactcaaattcggacccaattcGACCCAATTCGcattttctgtcgctggcagccccacgcggcccgcttgggtcagaccaggcgggtcgcctgacccctgatcAGCCAAACTTGCTTTCATTttggcagctttagtccctgaacttgcgcgcgatgtttcggctgcttaatatgacccgtaaacccccaaacttggtttttaagaaccttgggacatttaccaacatggtaatgtcctcggataactttgcgctcaaccgaaaagccatgaaattcgacgttgacgcatttagtcccttaagtacggttttggccataactttctcatacgttgacgaaacttcatgaaattttaaccacatattctagtgagtatattttagcttctcaaagcttcgggtctgccaaaagttcactcagaggtataaattaaacatgttgacacttttagcccctatagttgaaatacttcacttttgtgcaatttccgcgtcgtatgatccatgaaccatccgtttaaggttatgaacattatgtagggttatcatagagcctatttatccattgttgacactttggacccttacgttccatagttttcactgtttgtcacttttagtccctctaaagtatgttttcacataacggaaccttatgacacgtgtcaagacattattggacgaatttttttttcgaggtgttacatcctcacccccttaaaagaaatctcgaccccgagatttattcaaacaaatggggatatttttccttcatcgtggattccacttcccacgtatattcgggacctctacgggcatcccacttgaccttaacaataggcacgtgcttccttcgaagcttctttacctgtcgatcctcaatcgacaaaggtttttctatgaatttcaaactttcgtctatgtgtatatctgtatgcggtataaccagtgattcgtcagcgaaacacttcttcaaattacagatgtggaacacattatgaatagcgctaagctcttcaggcaagtttaacttataagcaactgacccgatatgttcgataacctcgaaaggtcctatgtatcttgggcttagcttgcctttctttccaaatcgcattacacctttccaaggtgataccttaagcaacactttatcacctacatcgaagtgaaagtctttgcgcttaggatccgcataacttttctgcctatccctggcagctttcaaacgatcacggatctgaacgatcttgtctgtcgtctcgaagacgatatctggtccagacaactggacgtccccaacttctgcccaacaaatgggcgatctacactttctaccgtatagggcctcaaaaggcgcagtctttatgctggaatggtagctattgttgtaggagaattcaatcagtggtaggttcttatcccaactaccacctaagtcgatcgcacatgcacgaagcatgtcctccaaagtttgaatcgtacgctcactctgaccatcagtctgaggatgataggccgtactaaaattcaaacgagtgcccaacgattgttggaaactcttccaaaaatgcgacgtataccTCGTATCtttatcagagataatagatacaggtataccatgcaatgctacaatcttatcgacgtataattgggctaacatatctgagctatacgtctccttgatgggtagaaaatgagctgacttagtcagtctatctactatgacccatatggtatcattcccctttttcgtctttggcaacttggtgataaaatccattgtcaccatttcccatttccacttgggaatttcaggttgctgaagcaaacctgacggcttctgatgctcagccttgacttgcgcacaagtcaaacatttggccacatactcggctacggactttttcaaaccaatccaccagtagttggatttcaaatcctggtacatcttatcagctccaggatgaacggaatatttagagctgtgggcttcctggaggataacatcccgcagtcctccatatactggaacccatattcgtccgtttagtcgtagcattccatctttgtcgtaggataactgctcctcagttactcctaatttttcttcaggatagttagcttccagcacagcctccttctgtgcagctaacaccctttcattcaaattatttcttatttcaatgcgcttggcattgattctgatcggtttaaccctttcttttctgcttaaggcgtcggcaaccacattagccttgcctggatggtatcttatttcgcaatcataatcatttaaagtttccatccatcgcctttgtcgcatgttcaattccttctgattgaacaagtgctgaagactcttgtgatccgaataaattatacacttggttccatacaagtagtgtctccatagcttcaaagcaaatacaaccgcacccagttccaaatcgtgggtggtgtagtttttctcgtgcaccttgagctgtcgagaagcgtaggcaatgaccttgcctttctgcatgagtacacagcccatgccagtatgtgatgcgtcacagtacaccacaaattcctctataccatcgggcaatgtcaacactggcgcattgctcagctccTTCTTCAgaatatcgaaggattcctgctgcttagggccccaatcgaacttaatcttcttacgggtcaacgagGTTAGGGGCACaacaattcttgagaagttctcgataaatcgcctataatatcctgccaatccgaggaaactgcgaatctcagtaggcgtcttcggctcctgccaattcatgactgcttcgactttagcgggatctacttggataccacgctcgcttactacatgtccaaggaactggacttctcgaagccaaaattcacacttcgaaaatttggcataaagcttctcctgatgcagaagtttgagaatacaacgaaggtgtttctcatggtcagcttggctcttcgagtagataaggatgtcgtcaataaagacgatgacgaatttatctagatagggcttgcagacacggttcatgagatccatgaatgcggctggtgcgttagtgagcccaaaaggcatcactaggaactcgtaatgtccataacgagtcctaaacgctgtcttgtgcacatcttcttctttgactttcaactgatgataacctgacctgaggtcaatctttgagaagtagcttgctccttgcagctgatcgaacaggtcgtcgatcctgggtaacggatacctattcttgacagtgaccttattaagctcacggtaattgATGCACAGACGCAtagaaccatccttcttcttaacgaacaagattggcgctccccaaggagatgagctaggtctaataaaacctttagctagcaaatcatccaactgcgtcctcaactccttcatctccgttggtgccaatctgtatggtgctcttgctacaggcgcagcgcctggaatgatatctatccgaaactccacttgcctatccggtggcaaaccgggtagctcttcaggaaatatttcaggatattccgagataacgggaatatcctcaatcttcggcttcggctcatcaatggtgacttgtgccatataaatgacacatcctttctgcatgcatctggatgccttgagcatggacacttgctcgggcaatccatgctgggtatctccttgaatagtaagggactcaccagacggagtcttaactattacttgctttctgttgcacagaatctgggcttggttactcgacaaccaatccatgcctatcactatgtcgaatccagctagcttaaagggaagcaaggataacgggaatgaatgattcctaatggatataacacatccatctaaaacagtcgaggcggtttctatggttccatcggctaattccacctcatatttcacgcttaaggttttaacaggaagttttaacagtttacaaaacttatcatcaacaaacgacttatcggctcccgaatcaaacaagactctagcaaaaacatcatttacaagaaacgtaccggtaatgatgttgtcgtcaaggactgcttcctttgcgtccattctgaagactctcgcattagtcttcttcccatcctCAGCTTTCCTCGCATtctttggacagttgggccgaatatgccctttctcgttgcaaccaaaacaggttgcatccttcattttcttgcaatccacagctttatgatctgtggacttgcagattccacatcgcttctccgaagactggggttttgtttctaaccgacacctcccaaagtggtgcctcctgcagatcttgcatctgggtttttcacccgactgatgatcacttttcctagaccccgaccctttcctgtggtcgttgttccctctatgtcgcttctcagaccttcgtgaggtgtcatcctcacgtttccgtttgttctcctcagagctcttcatagctctcaatcttacAACATCTTGTGTGAGGGAGAGGGACAGATCAACCACTGAcctaaatgtagtaggccttgaagccttaacactcgcctttatctccggtgccagacccccaataaatcgagcaattcttcgcggctccggggtcaccagataaggcactaaacgagacaacgtgttaaacgtagtaagatacgcttgacaatcgaggttcttcataactaaggatacaaaattcgattcaattcgttcgacctcgtgctgcggacagaagttctccttgatcagtgctacaaactgatcccatgacatgctatacagagcggtcttaccggcagcttgtagaagtgacttccaccatgctaacgcatctcctttaaAAGACTGAGATGCATACTTCACAACGTctctatcagcacacccgctgatatcaaccacagtgtccatttcatcaatccacgtcatacagtCGACGgctcccttctccccagtgaaatccctgggtttgcaagacacgaaatacttgtacgtacaggacttgctgtgcgtatcacGATTCAGCTTGATCTCTTGCTTTgggatgctgctgtggttggaggagtgattatcctcatcattCCTTGGCCCACTCTTTTTagatggcggcttactatgagcccctgaGTGAGTCTTAGACTTGACGTGCGTCACtgtgcgggttctactctgagtaccactagattccttgaactgcctatccatagccttggcgacagcattatctatcagtgattgcaattcttcaccagtgacgtgaatcctggtattgTCTGGGtgctccccagaatgactgttggtttcctccgatttggccattgtagctttaagctacaataaaggacaaggtctatttagaacctaacagtattatcgttctagacgatctattaaccatggtatcaagaaccttagcagttaatttaacaATTTCATCCgagctcttattagcaatcaaggaatgaaaatatatatattggcaccataggcctagtcacatggaccattactaaattataaatttagatttttataggattataaattgtataattagaCAAATAaccctttactaggcagggagttataaaccacaactgtcactatatgacatagttataacccgtaggtatcaagtcattaatagacttgtatacagataaaatctgtagatatttctttactaggcagggagtcataaaccacaactgccacttatatgacatagtcataacccgaaggtatcaagtcattaatagacttgtatacagatatagtctgtagataatttattaaaaagggtggcttgtgtgattttacagatcacgcttggccaggaatgttaacatgttttcagatgttaacagggagttgaatcttttcaaccaggttttaccgtcacggccaggcctgttaataaggcattcaagctaggttataccttactaagattcttataaatggcaaatcaaataaattgatattttattttaatattatattcatgcacataattaaaatgagaaattcaaattaaccatttcaaattttaaataaagtactagtacatctttgccctaaacgggactttgaaataacatgaatagcatgaataacatgcccgcgcaggggctaaacaaataacaacaataacaaaataaaataaagcaaacctacgcaggggttaacagaaccacatacccacgcaggggtagaatgagataaatatacccacgcaggggcagagtacaaGAATAGATGTCCACgtagggacatgagtaaatgagataataatcgaaggattcaatgatccttcttgctcttacccttgagcaagtCAAAcacttcttgaacatgccactggtgcgacggcgatcagctcgcatctcgtgttgaaactctcgtcgcatgctatcaatcccatgcaagatttcctgaacctgcggcggcgacatcataggcgccggtggtggtagttggtactgctgcggctgcggcggctggtattgttgcggctgcggtggctgctggtaacccggagggtaaccaaaagtagacggcccagcagcccaagggtctccaagtggaccactaggtgggagtgagctgtagttggATGCAATCCAATACGGGTCTCCCGTGTAGTCGTAGCCCTGAGGGTAGATCTGGGCAAACGGGTCGAATGGCGCTGAGCTGGCGAAGGCTGGAATCGGCTCCCcgaaattctgcggcggcagaggcggaatCGGCGCTGAAGTGACCCCCGATACGGGATGCGAAGACTCTCCCGTCTCGGACTCCTCATgaagaggcgtgtagcggctgctacccacatgtggaggggtgcctatgcgaatccctccgcgcgtagacatgcgcgcgttcctcctaggcctctgaggcggaggaggtaagactggtggcggcggtggcgacggagtgatcacgtcgcgccatagggcctcagataggtcctgctgtaatggcggctgctgctgaagctgctgcgagtggtgctgcgagtgcaccggtgaaCCATGGAGTgattggagcatcggagagttgtggctaggagTGTTATACCAGTCATGCTGCCGAAATCTCTCCTCATAACTAtccacaccattaaatggtgatcccctgaatggtgacccatccgatatctcaatcggatggttaggcgtacctgatggtggtagcgaagggtccgtatcctcgtcgacgtccatctcgtgaccaccagaaaagtggtcttccggtcctagtgggttatgacccaccgGCTCGTCCAagtaagcatcagggttatatagaccctggtagactggtgcgggatactggtgcggtgactggtgcaaAGGTATGTAAGATCcgtgcgaaccatggggcccattctccgagtggggcccaaacgttTGGGGTAATGACGGTGAAGTGCTcgcggataccgagtgtctagcaggctcggcgaaagacctccaaaggtcatTGGctgctgtgttgtgcgtggcggatggagctcgcctatgtgagggccctgcctcatggtcgtgagatgtagcaaatcctcctcgacctctcatacggggcggcatagtgatcctgtcaaacgTCAAACAAGtcgcacaacaaaatatataagacaatgcaataataaataaaaataaattaaacgaaatgttgaacatttcctaagttctttgtctagactcgaaaatcgaggaatgtgcaattgtgtaactgagattaaacacattaggatagtgtttaattcactcagcgttggctctgataccaacctgtcataCCCCGATTTCCACTTGAGATAGGTCATGAAACCTCTGGACGTATTCTGCAACCTTTGGtccatccatctttaggtgccaaaattcagtctccaacctttgaatttctgcgcgggaacagtacttcttgcgcataagctctttcaattcggcccaagtcagggcgtaggcggcagcttcgcctagtgtttgtacttgtaagttccaccaagatagggctccgtctagaaacagccctgagatgtaagtgacctgctggtcgagcgcacatttgctcatgcggatggtggaatcagtcttctcggCCCAACGAGTAAAAGCGATAGCGCCTCCGGTGCCATCGAAATTGGTGGGCTTGcagtctaagaactgcttgtatGTGCACCCTGCACATTCATTGCAACATATGATAGATATTAGCTTTCTTGCTAAGGAAATCCGTTTAGGTCATGGTACGTCTTAATGACTTAAATATTACCATGTGGTGGATTATTGTTGCCCTGGTTAATACTTCCGCTTATTCCGGGCTGAGATGCTGCATACTGTGCTATGGCAGCGGCAATGATTTGTTGCAGTTCTGCCTCGTTAGTGGGCATGCGCGTATCGCGTCtgggcggcatcttctaaaagatggttTAAGTTGGTTAGGCCATAGTAACGCTCCGTTGTTATAATACGTAAATCAGTTCGTAATATAGTGTACATATATAACGGTAGTAATAGTataatcacataacatctcatgttatcacaCATCACAATTGTCAattacacaacatcccatgtcataaaataTAAACAAGTAATCAAGCGAATCCAGATATGGTGAGAaaactgcgattgccatataaaTGAGACCACATCATAAGTGTAtacatacaatcatcaatcactaggggctacatcacccctgtcaaaagcTACATCAGTATCAATACAACATCAAGTACATAACAAAAGTCAAGTCATAACGTAGTCTCCCCAAAATGCTGTGTAGACAAAAAGCAATCGCCGCCTTCTCACTTCGCCTACCCAAGTGGCACCGATGAGCTCTAAGCAGAtggtggtggaggagggggaaaatgggtATAAAACAAACGGCGCAACTGTAACCAGTCTGCCTCCATCGCCTGCTGTGTCCGCATAATGGAagcaatctgctgctccaaagTCAAAAGTCGAGCAGCGTAATCAGGAGGTAACGATCTGTATGGCTGAAAGGGCGAAGAAGTCTGTCCATGACATGGACACGGCGgcaactgagctctctcgagctcctggagtcgctgtgaatgagactcgtgctggtgtacaaacgacatcaagagatcctcaatagtatggcccaaatgaaaAGGGTGGTATGGATCTGTAGGTGGCATGGCAGATGGGGTCGACCAAAGCAATGGCGTGCTGGCAAGGTCGAATGGTGCAACATGAACAGGTGCAACAGAAGATGGAATAGATGATATCTGAGGCATAAAAGGCATGGTCACCGGTACATGaccgaaagggtgggctgaagagccctctccaggcctcgctggaggaacaaatggtgggatctgaaatgagaagTCAGCATGATGTGCgccagtgtgatgtgggggaaacggtggaacatcctcgtccgccggtatccacccatgctgtgcctcctcatctggaggatccatgtgctccgcaaaaagagcgtgctcgggctcgatgggtaaaggatcgataggagcaataacggggtcaacaggtgcaatatCAGGATCAACAGGATCAATAACAGGATCAACAGGTATGTCACCAACGGGTAAAGGAACAATAGGATCAAcagcaacatgatcgccctcgatCACAGGAACATCTACAGGGGGATCAGCATCAACAGGCTCAAGAGGAATatcagcatgaacagggtcatgctcaggtaacgggtctagagcagctgcctgctctggggctatggcAAGCTCTGGGTCGTCAAacgccatgtcaaaatcaaaatctggatCGATAGGATCCACTGGGTCAACAGGGTCTACTGGATCCTCCATAAACTGATCCATCGGAACAAACTCTAAGTCACGATCGGGGTCGAACCCTGGGGGAAACATAGGGTCGGAATCCTCCACGTCCTCGTGGTCGAAAGTGAAACTGGGTATAGGGGCAACAGAAAAAGCCTGGTCAGAATCGGACCCATGGGAGAGGTGTTGCGCACTATGAGCATGTGTGGGTACagaagccacagactcaaaggagtccgCGACTGGagagtgagcaggtgactccGCGGCGGGAGCGTCTGCGATCAACAAGGGATCGGCGGCAGGAAGGGCCTCGCCCTGAGCATCCTCCTCGAAAGGCTCCTCCTCAAACATGTCGATGTCATCCTCCTCGTCGTCGATAGGCAAATCGTACGCAGGAAAAGCAGCTAAGGGCATAGGAGCAGGGATCAATGCCAGAGGTAGATCCCCGGCAATAGGACCAACTGGGAGCTCATCAACGCCATCGGGTAAGGCGAATGGCTGAAAGTCATCCTCATCTGTGCTGGTGAAGTCTGACGTATAAACCTCATGCTCTGAGGACTCCAGGTCATCCGATACAACACGCCTGGGGTCGGTGGTGTCTGAACCACCTGAATCAGCCGAATCCATATacctgtaacataaacacaagtatgcacaaacagtcaatcacataatcaaataatcacataagtcaccaagtaagcaTTCAAAccatcctcctagtcccactggtcaacactcctagtcccactagccaacactcctagtcccactagtcaacactcctagtcccactagtcaacactcctagtcccactagtcaacacTCCTATTCCCACTagtcaacactcctagtcccactagtcaacactcatagtcccactagtcaacactcctagtcccactagtcaacactcctagtcccactagtcaacattcctagtcccactagtccgaacctcagcctcccagactgagcctagaataatgaataaaatgtgcttcaacatttgtttgtaaaaagtttgtggatctgggcttaagtggtatgcagaaaaatgttttcgtgagag from Helianthus annuus cultivar XRQ/B chromosome 10, HanXRQr2.0-SUNRISE, whole genome shotgun sequence harbors:
- the LOC110883604 gene encoding pollen-specific leucine-rich repeat extensin-like protein 1, giving the protein MKVCVRGSFFFYKIPWLFLFYLPFIVGIGDLGNFRYMDSADSGGSDTTDPRRVVSDDLESSEHEVYTSDFTSTDEDDFQPFALPDGVDELPVGPIAGDLPLALIPAPMPLAAFPAYDLPIDDEEDDIDMFEEEPFEEDAQGEALPAADPLLIADAPAAESPAHSPVADSFESVASVPTHAHSAQHLSHGSDSDQAFSVAPIPSFTFDHEDVEDSDPMFPPGFDPDRDLEFVPMDQFMEDPVDPVDPVDPIDPDFDFDMAFDDPELAIAPEQAAALDPLPEHDPVHADIPLEPVDADPPVDVPVIEGDHVAVDPIVPLPVGDIPVDPVIDPVDPDIAPVDPVIAPIDPLPIEPEHALFAEHMDPPDEEAQHGWIPADEDVPPFPPHHTGAHHADFSFQIPPFVPPARPGEGSSAHPFGHVPVTMPFMPQISSIPSSVAPVHVAPFDLASTPLLWSTPSAMPPTDPYHPFHLGHTIEDLLMSFVHQHESHSQRLQELERAQLPPCPCHGQTSSPFQPYRSLPPDYAARLLTLEQQIASIMRTQQAMEADWLQLRRLFYTHFPPPPPPSA